The following are encoded in a window of Cervus canadensis isolate Bull #8, Minnesota chromosome 11, ASM1932006v1, whole genome shotgun sequence genomic DNA:
- the BTBD18 gene encoding BTB/POZ domain-containing protein 18 — protein MCSPASPKILYRNPRFLRLAFLQLYHQQQSGVFCDVLLQAEGEAVPAHCCILSACSPFFTERLERERPAQGRKVVLELGGLKIRTLRKLVDFLYTSEMELSGEEAQDVLSAARQLRVSELESLQLEGGKLVKAPQGRRLNRECLHPPNPAPVSARVVASSRRPRAPLPVSQTPCPLGAARLKSSGKEEGHPEKNHRQNPENSSGTLLLKRKARACPAAQETRASPSSHGQGPKENRSGPAHGPMALSPPSLYTSVDERLLPRKIKLSRSKPSPDVCTSKPASLLSGPSSVPTAPGRRLWRQKSTNKGVPEDKQKTGRASPLRSSPGASGLGKTGGSKKRSPEVRAPHPDSAEEGQVGRVKLRKIVNGTCWEVVQEPPLRISQDSPQIPELKDLGEPLGTQPSSGNEQDLSSSRANLCKDSPVCSRLQDTLLSAGRSPDHPAEESEFGSSPELVGKEPGLDVDCGEPYTFNPALLGQPCEAEEYRITSTAATSELEEILDFMLCGSDIEPPVECLGSPQAEGCRTPSYHLTETGKTWIEGEEWCLPDVELWPRELTELEKEPLGENKGPAGPFSPLVLPSENKEPAEPFSPLVMPSEVSEGEEVFSVGSSWTPDLEISSSQPLEGQTDKLLHMDSLDPPQRSYGDLSPPCSNWVDTGLEVSLSMDEVLYPAPEVGKEGSGNSEWVGPLPASPEEEIDVDSLSEGVVPTSIFSVWPDPSSESETEVDILT, from the exons ATGTGCTCTCCTGCCAGTCCCAAAATCCTGTACAGGAATCCCCGGTTCCTGCGGTTAGCGTTTCTGCAGCTTTATCACCAGCAACAGAGTGGTGTGTTCTGTGATGTCCTTCTGCAGGCAGAAG GTGAGGCAGTCCCAGCCCACTGCTGCATCCTGTCAGCCTGCAGCCCCTTCTTCACAGAGCGCCTGGAGCGGGAGAGGCCAGCCCAGGGTCGGAAGGTGGTGCTCGAGCTGGGGGGCCTGAAGATCAGGACCCTGAGGAAGCTGGTGGACTTCTTGTACACCTCCGAGATGGAGCTATCTGGAGAAGAGGCCCAGGACGTGCTCTCCGCAGCCCGCCAGCTCCGCGTGTCGGAGCTCGAGTCCCTTCAGCTAGAGGGTGGGAAGCTGGTGAAGGCCCCTCAGGGCCGAAGGCTGAACAGGGAATGCCTGCATCCTCCCAACCCCGCGCCAGTCTCTGCCAGGGTGGTGGCATCCAGCCGCCGGCCTCGAGCTCCCCTGCCTGTCTCCCAGACGCCCTGTCCTCTCGGGGCAGCGAGACTGAAGTCCtcggggaaggaggaggggcacCCGGAGAAGAACCACCGACAGAACCCGGAGAACTCATCTGGCACACTCCTGCTCAAGAGGAAGGCCAGGGCCTGCCCAGCTGCACAAGAAACAAGGGCTTCACCATCGAGCCATGGTCAGGGGCccaaagaaaacaggagtggCCCCGCCCACGGTCCTATGGCACTCTCCCCACCCAGCTTGTACACCTCCGTTGACGAGCGACTCCTGCCCAGGAAGATCAAGCTAAGCCGCTCAAAGCCGTCTCCCGATGTCTGCACGTCcaagcccgccagcctcctcagCGGACCCAGCTCAGTGCCCACAGCCCCTGGCCGGCGGCTGTGGCGGCAGAAGAGCACCAATAAGGGAGTGCCGGAGGACAAGCAGAAAACGGGGCGAGCCAGTCCCCTCAGGAGCAGCCCAGGCGCCTCCGGTCTTGGGAAGACAGGTGGGAGCAAGAAGCGGAGCCCCGAAGTCAGGGCCCCTCACCCAGACTCTGCGGAGGAGGGGCAGGTTGGGAGAGTGAAGCTTCGCAAGATTGTCAACGGGACCTGCTGGGAAGTAGTTCAGGAGCCTCCCCTCAGGATCTCTCAGGATAGCCCTCAAATCCCAGAACTCAAAGACTTAGGGGAGCCTCTGGGGACACAGCCATCCTCAGGTAACGAGCAAGACCTGTCATCCTCGAGAGCAAACCTGTGTAAGGACTCCCCCGTGTGCTCCAGGCTACAAGACACTTTGCTCTCTGCCGGCCGCTCCCCAGACCACCCAGCGGAGGAGTCCGAGTTTGGGTCCAGCCCAGAGCTGGTGGGGAAGGAACCTGGACTGGACGTGGACTGCGGAGAGCCCTACACGTTCAACCCAGCCCTGCTCGGGCAGCCCTGCGAGGCTGAGGAGTACCGCATCACCAGCACCGCCGCCACCAGCGAGCTGGAGGAGATCCTGGACTTCATGCTCTGCGGCTCCGACATCGAGCCGCCTGTGGAGTGTCTGGGGAGTCCCCAGGCTGAGGGCTGCAGGACCCCGAGTTACCACCTGACAGAAACAGGCAAGACCTGGATCGAAGGGGAAGAATGGTGTTTGCCGGACGTGGAGCTCTGGCCCAGGGAgctcacagaactggaaaaggagcCTCTTGGTGAGAACAAAGGGCCAGCTGGGCCCTTCAGCCCCCTAGTCCTGCCCTCTGAGAACAAAGAGCCAGCTGAGCCCTTCAGCCCCCTTGTCATGCCCTCCGAGGTAAGTGAGGGGGAGGAGGTGTTTTCAGTGGGAAGCTCTTGGACTCCAGACCTGGAAATTAGCAGCTCCCAGCCACTGGAAGGTCAGACAGACAAACTTCTCCACATGGACTCCCTTGACCCTCCCCAAAGGTCCTATGGAGACCTCTCGCCTCCCTGTTCAAATTGGGTGGACACTGGCCTGGAAGTGTCCCTATCAATGGATGAGGTATTATACCCAGCTCCAGAGGTAGGCAAGGAGGGATCTGGCAACTCTGAGTGGGTGGGTCCACTTCCTGCCAGCCCTGAAGAGGAGATTGATGTAGACTCACTATCAGAGGGGGTTGTACCTACGAGTATCTTCTCCGTGTGGCCTGACCCTTCCTCAGAGTCAGAAACAGAGGTAGATATACTAACGTAG
- the SELENOH gene encoding selenoprotein H, translating into MASRGRKRKAEAALAAAAEKREKPAGGQDGGVEGPSVVIEHCTSURVYGRNAAALSQALRLQAPELVVKVNPARPRRGSFEVTLLRADGSSAELWTGLKKGPPRKLKFPEPHVVLEELKKYLS; encoded by the exons ATGGCGTCCCGCGGGAGGAAGCGGAAGGCCGAGGCGGCGCTGGCCGCAGCGGCCGAGAAGCGGGAGAAGCCGGCTGGCGGCCAGGATGGGGGAGTGGAGGGGCCGAGCGTCGTCATCGAGCACTG CACGAGCTGACGCGTCTATGGGCGCAACGCCGCGGCTCTGAGCCAGGCGCTGCGCCTGCAGGCCCCGGAGCTGGTGGTGAAGGTGAACCCCGCCAGGCCGCGGAGGGGCAGCTTCGAGGTGACGCTGCTGCGCGCCGACGGCAGCA GCGCGGAGCTCTGGACGGGTCTTAAGAAGGGGCCCCCACGCAAACTCAAGTTTCCGGAGCCTCACGTGGTGCTGGAGGAGCTGAAGAAGTACCTTTCGTAG